The Polyangium aurulentum genomic interval CTACTCCGAGCCGAACGCGGGCAGCGATCTCGCCTCGCTCAAGCTCCGCGCCGAGCCCGACGGCAACGGCAGCTACGTGCTCAACGGCCAGAAGACCTGGACCACTTACGCGCAGCACGCCGACTGGATCTTCGTCCTCACGCGCACCGATCCCAATGCGAAGAAGCAGGCGGGCATCAGCTTCTTCCTCGCGGACATGAAGACGCCGGGCATCACGGTGCGCCCGACGTTGACCATCGGCGGCACGCCCGCCTTCTGCGACACGTTCTTCGAGAATGCGGTCGTCCCCGCCGAGAACCTGGTCGGCCCGCTGAATGGCGGCTGGACGCTGGCGAAGGCGCTGCTCGGCCACGAGCGCACGGGGATTGCGGCGGTGGGCCTGTCGACGCGCGCCATCCGGCGGGTCAAGCGCATCGCGGCGACGACCCTCGAGCGGGGCCGCCCGCTGCTCGAGCACCCGGGCTTCCGCGCGCGCATCGCGCGGCTCGAGATCGAGCTGACCGCGCTCAAGATGGCCAATTACCGCGCGATCGTCTCGGCCCAGGAGGGTCACGCCCCCGGCCCCGAGTCGAGCATTCTCAAGATCCGCGGCTCGGAGATCCTCCAGCAATGCTTCGTGCTCGCCATGGAGGTGATGGGGCACGACTCGCTCTCGTGGTTCAACGAGGCGGGCGTCATCCCCGGGCTCGAGCAGTGGGTCGCCTCCTCCTTCAATTACACCCGCGCGACCACCATTTACGGCGGCAGCAACGAGATCCAGCGAAACGTCATCGCCAAGCTGATCCTCAACCTGCCGAGCGCCTAGGGAGAGCTTTAGATGGATTTCGATCTCAGCCCGGACCAGAAGCTCCTCGAAAGCACGGCGGCGGCGTTCATCCGCAAGGAGTCGCCCGTGACGCGCATGCGCGCCCTGCGCGAGGATTCCGTCGGTTGGACGCCCGAATTCTGGAAGAAGATGGCCGATCTCGGCTGGCTCGGCCTCGCCTTCCCCGAGTCGGCGGGCGGCTTCGGTGGCTCGTTCGTCGACGTCGCGCTGGTCATCGAGCAGCTCGGCGCGGGCCTCGTGCCCGAGCCCTTCATTCCCTCGCTCCTCGCGGGAACGGCCATCCTGCGCGCGGGGAGCCCCGCGCAGCACGAGCGCTTTCTGCCCTCGCTCATCGCGGGCGACACGAGCCTCGCCTTCGCCTACGCCGAGCGCGGCAGCCGCTTCGATCCCACGTGGGTCGAGAGCACGGCCACGCGCGAGGGGAGCGATTACGTGCTCCGCGGCGAGAAGGTGTTTGTCGAGAATGGCCAGGCGGCGGATGCGATCGTCGTCTCGGCCCGCACGTCCGGTGGGCCGGGCGATGCCGATGGCATCTCGCTCTTCGTGCTCGAGCGCGGTGCGCCTGGATTGCGCGTGACGCCGGTCAAGACGATGGATGGCCGGCGCGCGGCCATGATCGGGCTCGATGGCGTGCGCGTGTCCGAGGCGAGCCGGCTCGGGCCCGAGGGCGGGGCGGCGGGGGTGCTCGACGAGATCGTCGACCTCGGCGCCGCGGCTGCGTGCGCCGAGGGCGTGGGCGTGATGCGCACGGTCCTGCAAATGACGGTCGATTACCTGCGCACGCGCGAGCAATTCGGCGTCAAGATCGGCACCTTCCAGGCGCTCCAGCACCGGGCCGTCGATATGTTCGTCCGAACCGAGCTCGCGCGCAGCACGTCGATCATGGCGAGCATCCGCGTCGCCGATCCGGATCCGGTCGAGCGGCGGACGGCGATCTCCGCGGCCAAGGTCGAGCTCGCGATCGCGGGCCGCTTCGTCACCCAGCAGGCAATTCAGCTCCACGGCGGCATCGGCATCACCGACGAGCACGACGTAGGACTTTATTTCAAGCGAATGCACGTCCTGAACGTCGTATTCGGTGACGAAGAGCACCACCTCGCCCGCTTCTCCGCGCAGCCGTCCTTCACGCGCGGTATCGAGACCACGGCTTCGTGATCCGCTGACCACCATTCGTTCGTGATTCGAATGAGGGGGAAGGCATTCGCCTTCCTCATGAATCAGGATCCACCCGAAAGTCCATCGATGCCGGTCGCGAATACCCTATCCAGGACAGGGGGAGGGTACGACCATGACGATGGTGCATTCGACGGCGACGAAGGGGAAGTCGCGCGCCCAGGGCTCGCCGCTGCGGGTCCAGGTCGGAGGCGTGGAGGTCACCTTCGAGCACGCCCGGGGCATGCAGTTCTACATGGGGCTGCCGACGGTCACCATGTGGACCGAGAGCAGCATGGCGGGGCTGATGCTCGGGATGCAGCGAATGGTGGGCACGGAGCGGTTCAACCTCGCATTGCAGAGCGGCGGGCGTGACAGCGTCGACGGGGATTGGGAGCACATCCAGTCCTACGCGACGTTCGAGGAGGGAATGCGCTCTCTCGCGAAGGTGGCCGCGTCGGCGGGCTGGGGGCTCTGGGAGCTCGTATCGATCGACCGGGAGCGGGCCGAGGCGCGGTTTCGCTGCAAGAATGGCTGGGAGTGCGTCTACCAGCGCTCGCTCGACGTGTGCTGGGGCTCGAGCATGATGGCGGGCAAATTCGCCGGCCTGTGCACGCGCCTCTTCGGCAAGAACTGCTGGGCGCAACAGACCGCGTTCCAGGCTCGCGGCGACGACGCCGACGAATTCTGGATCCGGCCGTCGGACGTGACGGTCGAGGGCGAGATCGAGCGATTGCTGGGCACGGACGAGGCGACGCGGGCGGACCTCGCGGTGGCGCTCGAGAAGCTCAGGCGCGAGGTCGCCGAGCGGCGCGAGACCGAGGAGGCGCTGCGCCGGAGCGAGCAGGAGAAAGTCTACCTCATCGAGCAGCAGAAGCAGACCATCCAGGCGCTGTCGACGCCGATCATTCAGGTATGGGACGGCGTGGTGACGCTGCCCATCGTGGGAATGCTCGGCTCGACGCGCGCGGAGACGATCATGGTGAACCTGCTCCAGGTCATCGTGGACAAGTCCGCGCAGTATGCGATCCTGGACGTGACGGGCGTGGACAGCGTGGACGCGGAGACGGCGGACCATATCGTGCGCATCATGCGCGCGGTCGAGCTGCTCGGGGCGCGCGCGATCGTGAGCGGCATCCGGCCGAAGGTGGCGCAGGCGCTGGTCGAGATCGGCGTCGATCTCTCCGCGCTCGGGACGGCAGCGAATCTCCAGGAGGCGCTCAAGGGATGCTTCCGGGCGATGGGCGTGCAAACGGGCGGCGCGCCGGCGGTCTCGATGTCTCGACGCCGTATTTGACGGACCATATCGTTTGACAGCGGGCGAACGCGGGGACAAGGATCCTCGCGGAGGCCCGACCATGGCTCAGCACGACGAGACCCCCGACAAACGCCGCCTGCGCGAGGAGGCGCGCGCGTTCTTCCAGGACAACCGCCCGGCGGATCCGGGCTTCAAGCTGCCGCAGACGTTCCTCGAGGTGGAATCCGAGCGGCAATTTCTCTGGCTCAAGGAATGGCAACGCCGGGTCCATGACGCGGGCCTGCTCGGGGTCGAGTGGCCCGAGGCGTACGGGGGCCGGGGCATGCCGCCCGGGTCGCAGCGCGTGGTGGCCGAGGAGATGTCGCGCGCGGGCGTGCCCTTCATCGTCAATCGCATCGGCCTCGACTGGGCGGGCCCGACGATCCTCGCCGAGGGCACGGAGGAGCAGAAGAAGCGCTATCTGCGGAACATCCTCGCGTGCGAGGAGGTGTGGTGCCAGGGCTTCAGCGAGCCAGGCGCCGGCAGCGACCTCGCCAGCCTGCGCACGACCGCGGTGCGCCGGGGCGATCATTACGTCATCAATGGTCACAAGGTGTGGACCACGCAGGCGATGTGGGCGGACTGGATGATCCTGCTCGCGCGCACGGACGCGGCGGCGCCCAAGCACGTGGGTATCAGCTATTTCCTGTTTCCAATGAAATCGCAGGGCGTGAGCGTTCGCCCGCTCGTGAAGATGACGGGCGAGGGCGGGTTCAATCAGGTGCTCTTCGAGGACGTCGAGATTCCGGCGTCGAGCCTGCTCGGCAAGGAGGGCGAGGGCTGGAGGCTCGCGGTGATGACCCTGGCCTTCGAGCGCGGGGCGCAGGAGGGGAGCGCGACGGGCGGGATCCTGTCGGACGCGGTGCGGGTCGGGCGCATCGTCGAGCTCGCGCGCGAGGCGCGGCGCGACGGGCGGCCAGCGAGCGAGGATCCGTGGGTGCGCGACAAGATCGCGGAGCTCGCAATCGAGGAGGAGGCGCTCCTGGCGAGCGCGCTGCGGATGAAGGTGCCGGGGCTCGTGGAGGAGCGGCCGATGGCGATTCCTTTCATGGGCAAGCTCGTGGGCAGCGAGCTGAGCCAGAGGCTCGCCGCGCTCGCGCAGGAGGTCGAGGGGCCCGCGGCGCAATACGCGTTCGGGGCGGAGCGCGCGATCGAGGGCGGCCATTACCAGCGGGCGTACATGAACAGCTTCGGCTTCACCATTGGCGGCGGCACGAGCGAGATCCAGCGGAACCTGATCGGCGAGCGGATCCTGGGCCTGCCGAGGAGCACCTGAGGAGGCGCCATGACGAACGTGATCCCTGACGATTTCGGCTATGGCGAGGAGCAGGCGATGCTCCGGCGCGAGGCGCGCAAGGTGCTCGAGGGCGCGAGCACGACGGCGGCGGTGCGCGGGTGGATGGAGACGCCCGCGGGGTTCGACGAGGGAATGTGGAGGACCGCGGCCGAGGCGGGCTGGCTCGGGCTCGCGGTGCCCGCGGAGCACGGCGGCTCGGGGCTCGGCGCGGTGAGCCTCGCGGTGCTGATGGAGGAGATGGGCCGGGCGCTTCTGCCATTGCCGTTTTTCGGTGCGCTCTTCACGACCCTCGTGCTGAACGAGGCGGGGAGCGACGCGCAAAAGGCGCAATGGCTGCCCGACCTCGCGGAAGGCAAGCTCTTCGGGGCGGTCGGGACCGAGGAGCGCGCGGGCGGCTGGGATCATGCGCACGTGGAGGACTCGGCACGCCGCGAGGGGGACGGCATTCTTTTGTCCGGCCAGAAGGACCTGGTCGTCGACGCGCCGAGCGCGAATCTCGTGATTGCGACGTTCCGCGAGGAGGCGGGCCCGAGCCTGTTCGCCGTGGAGGCGCGATCGCCCGGGGTCACCCTTCTGCCAGACGAGCTCGTCGATGCGACCCGGCGGAGCGGGGCGGTGCAGTTTGGCGGGGTGCGGGTGGGCGAGGAGGCGCGCATCGGGGCGCCCGGGGCGGCGCTCTCCATTCTGGGCCGGGTGATGCCGCGGATCTGGGCGGCGCTCGCGGCCGAGATGGTGGGCGGCGCGGATCGGCTGCTGTCGATGACGGTCGAGTACGCGAAGATCCGCCAGCAATTCGGCCGCGCGATCGGCGCGTTCCAGGCGGTGAAGCACCCGCTCGTCGACGTCCTCGCCCGCGTGGAGATGACGCGCTCCTTGGTTTACCGCGCGGCGGCGGCGATCGACCACGCGCCGGCCGAGGGGGAGCGTTTGGCGCGGATGGCCAAGGCGATCGCGTCGGACACGTACGCGCTCGCGGCGGCGAAGGCGGTGCAGCTCCACGGAGGAATCGGTTTCACGTGGGAGTGCGACGTGCAGCTCTATTTCAAGCGCGCACAGTGGAGCCGGGCGGCGTTCGGGGACGCGGCGCACCACCGCAGGAGGATTGCCGAGATGGTGATCGGGGGGTGAGAGGCGCTCCCGCGCTGGCCGCGGGAGCGCCCTTTCGGATCAGAGTCCGCAATCGGCGTACGGCGCCGGCGGGGCCGAGAGCGGCAGCGTGACCACGGGGACCGAGGGATTGCTCACCTCGCTCGCGGTTACGCCGCCGTACGAGATGGCGTACACGTACTTGTCGATGAAGACGCCGCGGCGCACGCCCACGCCGTAGTAACCGCCGCAATAGCCGTACGGATCGGACTGGAAGAACCCGGTGTGGTCGACCGCGCCGCGCTTCTTGATGCCGTCCGCCACGGTCACGTCGAAGAGCTCGAGCGAGGTCTTCATGCCGCCCATGGCGTCATAAGCCTGGAACGGGAACGCGAGCAGGTGCAGCGGCTCGTACCAGTTGAACGCCTTGTGGTTGTACGCCGCCTCGGAGTAGCCGTAATCCTGGCCGGAGAACACGTGCTTGTGCAATAGCTTCGGGTTCTTCGCGTCCACCACGTCGAAGACCTGCAGCGCGAGCCCGGTCACCTGGCCTTCGGCCGTCGCGTCCTGGCCGATGGTGAGCAGGTGCCCCTCGTCCATCGGGTGCATGTATTCGCTGAAGCCCGGGATCTTCAGCTCGGCGAGGACCTTCGGGGCCTGCGGGTTCTTGAAATCGATGACGAAGAGCGGATCGACCTGGCGGAACGTGACCACGTAGGCGCGGTCGCCCACGAAGCGCGCCGAGTAGATCTGCTCGCCGGGCGCGAGGTCCTTGACGCTGCCGATCTCCTTCAGCTCGTCGCCGTTCTGGCGCAGGGCGTAGACGTCGTTCGTGGAGGTCCATTCCGTCTGCGAGACGAGCTGCCGCGTGGTCGC includes:
- a CDS encoding acyl-CoA dehydrogenase family protein; this translates as MTNVIPDDFGYGEEQAMLRREARKVLEGASTTAAVRGWMETPAGFDEGMWRTAAEAGWLGLAVPAEHGGSGLGAVSLAVLMEEMGRALLPLPFFGALFTTLVLNEAGSDAQKAQWLPDLAEGKLFGAVGTEERAGGWDHAHVEDSARREGDGILLSGQKDLVVDAPSANLVIATFREEAGPSLFAVEARSPGVTLLPDELVDATRRSGAVQFGGVRVGEEARIGAPGAALSILGRVMPRIWAALAAEMVGGADRLLSMTVEYAKIRQQFGRAIGAFQAVKHPLVDVLARVEMTRSLVYRAAAAIDHAPAEGERLARMAKAIASDTYALAAAKAVQLHGGIGFTWECDVQLYFKRAQWSRAAFGDAAHHRRRIAEMVIGG
- a CDS encoding acyl-CoA dehydrogenase family protein; its protein translation is MAQHDETPDKRRLREEARAFFQDNRPADPGFKLPQTFLEVESERQFLWLKEWQRRVHDAGLLGVEWPEAYGGRGMPPGSQRVVAEEMSRAGVPFIVNRIGLDWAGPTILAEGTEEQKKRYLRNILACEEVWCQGFSEPGAGSDLASLRTTAVRRGDHYVINGHKVWTTQAMWADWMILLARTDAAAPKHVGISYFLFPMKSQGVSVRPLVKMTGEGGFNQVLFEDVEIPASSLLGKEGEGWRLAVMTLAFERGAQEGSATGGILSDAVRVGRIVELAREARRDGRPASEDPWVRDKIAELAIEEEALLASALRMKVPGLVEERPMAIPFMGKLVGSELSQRLAALAQEVEGPAAQYAFGAERAIEGGHYQRAYMNSFGFTIGGGTSEIQRNLIGERILGLPRST
- a CDS encoding STAS domain-containing protein; amino-acid sequence: MTMVHSTATKGKSRAQGSPLRVQVGGVEVTFEHARGMQFYMGLPTVTMWTESSMAGLMLGMQRMVGTERFNLALQSGGRDSVDGDWEHIQSYATFEEGMRSLAKVAASAGWGLWELVSIDRERAEARFRCKNGWECVYQRSLDVCWGSSMMAGKFAGLCTRLFGKNCWAQQTAFQARGDDADEFWIRPSDVTVEGEIERLLGTDEATRADLAVALEKLRREVAERRETEEALRRSEQEKVYLIEQQKQTIQALSTPIIQVWDGVVTLPIVGMLGSTRAETIMVNLLQVIVDKSAQYAILDVTGVDSVDAETADHIVRIMRAVELLGARAIVSGIRPKVAQALVEIGVDLSALGTAANLQEALKGCFRAMGVQTGGAPAVSMSRRRI
- a CDS encoding acyl-CoA dehydrogenase family protein, with protein sequence MDLSFTPEQSAFRDEVRAWLRTAMPAHIREKAAIDAHFEHDEIMEWHRILHRKGWVAPHWPAEWGGPGLDVARRFILTEELELAGAPALSPFGLSMVGPLLMQFGTEAQKKRFLPKILAGEEVWCQGYSEPNAGSDLASLKLRAEPDGNGSYVLNGQKTWTTYAQHADWIFVLTRTDPNAKKQAGISFFLADMKTPGITVRPTLTIGGTPAFCDTFFENAVVPAENLVGPLNGGWTLAKALLGHERTGIAAVGLSTRAIRRVKRIAATTLERGRPLLEHPGFRARIARLEIELTALKMANYRAIVSAQEGHAPGPESSILKIRGSEILQQCFVLAMEVMGHDSLSWFNEAGVIPGLEQWVASSFNYTRATTIYGGSNEIQRNVIAKLILNLPSA
- a CDS encoding acyl-CoA dehydrogenase family protein, which gives rise to MDFDLSPDQKLLESTAAAFIRKESPVTRMRALREDSVGWTPEFWKKMADLGWLGLAFPESAGGFGGSFVDVALVIEQLGAGLVPEPFIPSLLAGTAILRAGSPAQHERFLPSLIAGDTSLAFAYAERGSRFDPTWVESTATREGSDYVLRGEKVFVENGQAADAIVVSARTSGGPGDADGISLFVLERGAPGLRVTPVKTMDGRRAAMIGLDGVRVSEASRLGPEGGAAGVLDEIVDLGAAAACAEGVGVMRTVLQMTVDYLRTREQFGVKIGTFQALQHRAVDMFVRTELARSTSIMASIRVADPDPVERRTAISAAKVELAIAGRFVTQQAIQLHGGIGITDEHDVGLYFKRMHVLNVVFGDEEHHLARFSAQPSFTRGIETTAS